Proteins co-encoded in one Acinetobacter lwoffii genomic window:
- a CDS encoding methyl-accepting chemotaxis protein: protein MGFKLKKKNTGESTGRKGGNAFLAKIQTQIDQLSRVFGDSEKSKPLIYGAAGCLLAALITLLYLFYSVPRTNELTQSLGDLRLLSQTISRQATEATASGTPEAMKNLTDSQKAFAENLETVKSIHSNNDALQAVDKQWTEVSSSIDLITSQQKIINQLYDTNIAIGEAIPGIQAEYNLMVDQMARQDMPSNQVVIAKNQVFIAERILRSISLVLTGTDGSRESADDFSADTETFGSYLNAQLNGSAELGVQRIDDPTLRESLEGIKAEYDDVLESASAIILKNSAQIVKVRQAAASIFSQSDVLLDNLNKLSGNSGLKTVVPAVLLIALLVGFLLCVFKLLSLRGLSDKQRVGRLQEEYDRNQNAILRLLDEIADLADGDLRSYATVSEDFTGAIADSINFAIDQLRDLVSRITETSQEVAQYTATTQSITNQLAEASEHQAQEIAGASAAINEMALSIDQVSANADESAVVAERSVQIAANGADVVHRSIEGMDTIREQIQETSKRIKRLGESSQEIGNIVALINDIADQTNILALNAAIQASMAGEAGRGFAVVADEVQRLAERSASATKQIEGLVKTIQTDTNEAVISMEQTTSEVVRGANLSKDAGVALDEIQTVSNNLAKLIANISDAAKLQSASAGHIATTMNVVQEITSQTTSATFDTARSVSELANMADALRESVSDFKLPE from the coding sequence ATGGGCTTTAAACTTAAAAAGAAAAATACAGGTGAGAGCACTGGCCGCAAGGGCGGTAATGCTTTTTTAGCTAAGATTCAAACGCAAATAGATCAGTTATCACGTGTCTTCGGTGATAGTGAGAAATCAAAACCGCTGATCTATGGAGCAGCAGGCTGTCTTTTAGCCGCACTGATCACTTTATTGTATCTTTTTTATAGTGTACCACGTACCAACGAACTCACTCAGAGTCTGGGTGACCTGCGTCTCCTCTCGCAAACCATTTCGCGCCAGGCGACTGAGGCGACCGCTTCAGGTACGCCAGAAGCTATGAAAAACCTGACTGACTCGCAAAAAGCCTTTGCTGAAAATCTTGAGACAGTTAAAAGTATTCACTCCAATAATGATGCGTTGCAGGCGGTTGATAAACAGTGGACAGAAGTTTCCAGCAGTATTGATCTGATTACCTCGCAACAAAAGATTATTAACCAGTTATACGACACCAACATCGCGATTGGTGAGGCAATTCCGGGGATTCAGGCTGAATATAACTTGATGGTTGACCAGATGGCACGTCAAGACATGCCGTCGAACCAGGTTGTTATTGCCAAAAACCAGGTATTTATTGCGGAACGTATCTTGCGTTCGATCAGTCTGGTACTGACGGGTACTGATGGTTCACGTGAATCTGCAGATGACTTCAGTGCCGATACCGAAACTTTCGGCTCATATTTAAACGCTCAGTTAAATGGTTCTGCTGAACTGGGTGTACAGCGTATTGATGATCCAACCCTGCGTGAATCTCTGGAAGGCATCAAGGCTGAATATGATGACGTACTCGAATCTGCATCAGCAATTATTCTTAAAAACTCTGCACAGATCGTCAAAGTTCGTCAGGCCGCTGCATCAATTTTTTCCCAGTCTGATGTGCTTTTAGACAACCTGAATAAATTATCAGGTAACTCAGGTCTTAAAACGGTAGTTCCAGCTGTCCTGCTGATTGCATTATTAGTCGGTTTCTTGCTGTGTGTATTCAAGTTACTTTCTCTGCGTGGCTTGTCAGATAAGCAGCGTGTAGGCCGTTTACAAGAAGAATATGACCGTAACCAGAATGCGATTTTACGTTTACTGGATGAGATCGCCGATCTTGCAGATGGTGACTTGCGTTCATATGCAACCGTATCTGAAGACTTTACCGGTGCGATTGCCGACTCGATTAACTTTGCGATCGACCAGTTACGTGATCTGGTATCGCGTATTACTGAAACTTCTCAAGAAGTTGCGCAATATACTGCAACTACACAAAGCATTACCAACCAGTTAGCTGAAGCATCTGAGCATCAGGCACAAGAAATTGCCGGTGCTTCTGCAGCGATTAACGAAATGGCATTGTCGATTGACCAGGTATCTGCCAACGCCGATGAATCAGCGGTGGTAGCAGAACGTTCAGTACAAATTGCTGCAAACGGTGCGGATGTCGTACATCGCTCGATTGAGGGTATGGACACGATTCGTGAACAGATTCAGGAAACTTCAAAACGTATTAAACGTTTGGGTGAATCTTCTCAGGAAATTGGTAACATCGTAGCCTTGATTAACGATATTGCTGACCAGACGAACATCCTGGCATTAAACGCAGCAATTCAGGCATCGATGGCCGGTGAAGCAGGTCGTGGTTTCGCGGTCGTAGCCGATGAAGTACAGCGTCTTGCGGAACGTTCAGCTTCTGCAACGAAGCAGATTGAAGGCCTGGTAAAAACCATTCAAACGGATACGAACGAAGCCGTTATTTCGATGGAACAAACTACATCGGAAGTTGTACGTGGTGCGAACTTGTCTAAAGATGCCGGTGTAGCACTAGATGAGATTCAAACAGTATCGAACAACCTTGCGAAACTGATTGCGAACATTTCTGATGCTGCGAAACTGCAGTCAGCATCTGCAGGTCATATTGCGACCACGATGAATGTCGTACAGGAAATTACCTCACAAACCACCAGTGCAACCTTCGATACAGCACGTTCAGTATCTGAACTGGCAAACATGGCCGATGCATTACGTGAATCTGTATCTGACTTTAAACTACCAGAATAA
- the elsL gene encoding cell wall-recycling L,D-carboxypeptidase ElsL produces the protein MSTLHLDQADILIDLAQQKLYLPRLNKQYLISSGKNGIGETENSGKTPRGWHKIAEKFGQNAPLNSVFVARQATGEIYNPQLAAEFPQRDWILTRILWLSGLEAGFNQGEGCDTYQRYIYIHGTPETEKMGEPLSHGCIRMRNPEVAELFDLISEDALVYISEQALDLGRLNVSKSE, from the coding sequence ATGAGTACCTTGCATCTGGATCAAGCCGATATCCTGATTGATCTTGCCCAACAAAAACTGTATCTGCCCCGTCTAAACAAGCAATATCTGATTTCCAGTGGCAAAAATGGCATTGGTGAAACTGAAAATAGTGGCAAGACTCCTCGTGGCTGGCACAAGATTGCTGAAAAGTTTGGTCAGAATGCTCCCTTAAATAGTGTATTTGTCGCACGTCAGGCGACGGGTGAAATTTATAATCCCCAATTGGCGGCAGAATTCCCGCAGCGGGACTGGATCCTGACGCGCATTTTATGGCTGAGTGGCCTTGAAGCGGGTTTTAATCAAGGCGAGGGCTGCGATACCTATCAGCGTTATATCTATATTCATGGCACCCCAGAAACCGAAAAAATGGGAGAGCCGCTGTCGCACGGCTGTATCCGTATGCGTAATCCGGAGGTCGCTGAATTATTTGACCTGATCAGTGAAGATGCACTGGTCTATATTTCAGAACAGGCATTAGATCTGGGCAGGCTGAATGTTTCGAAAAGCGAATAA
- the dapE gene encoding succinyl-diaminopimelate desuccinylase: MSSSATLDLSLQLLRQPSVTPIDHDCQNIMAERLKKIGFNIESMRFEDVDNIWARKGTEGPVFCFAGHTDVVPTGNLDAWNSDPFLPEIREGKLYGRGSADMKTALAAMVVATERFVEKYPNHKGSIAYLITSDEEGPSINGTVKVIETLEARNEKITWCLVGEPSSTNTLGDIVKNGRRGSLNANLTVKGKQGHVAYPHLAVNPIHTASKAIAELCDTVWDHGNEYFPATTFQISNINAGTGATNVVPGTMNLLCNWRYSTEVTAEELKSRTLEILDRHGVDYDVSWTLSGLPFLTPVGELVNAAKDAILNVTGTETELSTSGGTSDGRFIAPTGAQVLELGVLNATIHQINEHVDIADLEPLAEIYEQILVNLLGN, translated from the coding sequence ATGAGCTCTTCCGCTACCCTCGATTTAAGCCTGCAACTATTACGTCAGCCTTCTGTCACACCGATTGATCATGACTGCCAGAACATCATGGCTGAACGCTTAAAGAAGATTGGTTTCAATATTGAATCCATGCGCTTTGAAGATGTAGATAATATCTGGGCACGCAAAGGCACAGAAGGTCCGGTCTTCTGTTTCGCTGGCCATACCGATGTCGTGCCAACAGGGAATCTGGATGCCTGGAACTCAGATCCTTTTTTACCAGAAATCCGTGAAGGCAAACTTTATGGTCGTGGCAGTGCCGACATGAAGACGGCTTTGGCAGCCATGGTAGTTGCAACAGAACGTTTTGTTGAAAAATATCCGAATCACAAAGGTTCGATTGCCTACCTGATTACTTCAGATGAAGAAGGTCCATCGATTAACGGCACGGTGAAAGTGATTGAAACACTGGAAGCGCGTAATGAGAAAATCACCTGGTGTCTGGTCGGTGAACCGTCTAGTACCAATACATTGGGTGATATAGTCAAAAATGGCCGTCGTGGTTCATTAAATGCCAACCTTACAGTCAAAGGCAAACAGGGTCATGTGGCTTATCCGCATCTGGCCGTGAATCCGATTCATACCGCTTCTAAAGCCATTGCCGAGCTGTGCGACACAGTCTGGGATCATGGCAACGAATATTTCCCGGCGACGACCTTCCAGATTTCCAATATCAATGCAGGTACAGGCGCAACCAATGTTGTTCCCGGCACCATGAACCTATTGTGCAACTGGCGTTATTCAACTGAAGTGACTGCCGAAGAACTTAAATCCCGTACACTGGAAATTCTGGATCGTCATGGTGTGGACTATGATGTTTCCTGGACTTTATCGGGCTTGCCTTTCCTGACGCCAGTTGGTGAACTGGTAAATGCAGCCAAAGATGCCATTCTGAATGTGACAGGGACTGAAACTGAACTCTCGACTTCGGGTGGCACCTCAGATGGTCGCTTCATTGCGCCTACCGGTGCACAGGTACTGGAACTTGGCGTATTGAATGCCACGATTCATCAGATCAATGAACATGTCGATATTGCAGATCTAGAGCCACTGGCTGAAATTTATGAGCAGATCTTGGTCAACTTACTTGGGAATTAA
- a CDS encoding DUF2750 domain-containing protein, protein MRNPYKRKAATKSQKTAFDPQQLYKQYIEAIVSNAGIFALYQDGWALCATPTGQRAFACWQSKGLARLLIKDNWANYEIQEISLKDFVEKVIPFLRQESTIVSLDLTPEGQNILVAPEKLLLDIKNYLYQIYVQKPELFKNPDMPLPRQIRLN, encoded by the coding sequence ATGAGAAATCCCTATAAGCGCAAAGCCGCGACCAAATCCCAAAAAACTGCTTTCGATCCTCAACAGCTTTATAAGCAATATATTGAAGCCATTGTTTCCAATGCTGGCATTTTTGCACTCTACCAAGATGGCTGGGCCTTATGTGCCACACCGACTGGACAGCGCGCATTTGCCTGCTGGCAAAGTAAAGGTCTGGCTCGACTGCTGATTAAAGACAATTGGGCAAATTACGAGATTCAGGAAATTAGCCTCAAGGATTTTGTAGAGAAAGTCATTCCCTTTTTACGTCAGGAAAGTACCATTGTTTCGCTTGATCTGACCCCGGAAGGGCAGAATATTCTGGTGGCACCCGAAAAATTATTACTTGATATCAAAAATTATCTGTATCAGATTTATGTGCAAAAACCGGAACTGTTTAAAAATCCGGATATGCCTTTGCCTAGGCAGATCCGTTTAAATTAA
- a CDS encoding Hpt domain-containing protein, with product MKEILKNLVETTTLPEDSYLDQDAEILEIFVEEIEEIFVELNALFPEWLSNPDHQENLKTIRRHFHTLKGSGRMVGAKSAGEMAWAVEDTLNRVLSGSIQLTPTVQKFAQAVLNVYQYALYQKFKHVQQLDLDLRPMVLLGQQLQRQISPEPALEELLALADHLTAEGQMTGLELADNEPSEAELTIAPVEVPVRSDIEETVAIFIEEAEEHLETIATFLRTEDEKSQDYNALIRAIHTLRGSSSMAQIDQIFEASSKVEHLFKTLLQDEIVSTSKETALLIQYAEFVSDYLHLLRQGNTAKLDAVYATFERVWHDYGFAVTETNSIQTQGLVSKLVELDIDLLLDAEFEFDKRAQVDYPEYIQALSQQAAELLAHTESRAAQGIHEFTADLKLAYDALLEKPVLLNSDYAYELFAQAHQEFIHLFDTLAAGQRVILNDEIQKILSELSAFVQQDLEIFAEDTSNQNVELSSEATQVAETVATGSVDFAGLSQRIAADRQQQQSTETNRDFDEELLSIFLEEADELLAGIDEDLNTWSKKQDDTTSLNNLMRHLHTLKGGANMIAALHIGLIAHELESIYERVIRQQIAVTPALIQIIRLVQDNVSDRIQSIREDGIDYPAPEAIAILQNIQVLVSGQAVAAVESTGAVVEVAEVQATSIPEPQLEDSATTEQPATDLAEAEELLEILESPEATEDTPVERSEEDELKSIVEESFLEESEEILANAEKLLSQWFDQRSDRSLLLQLQRAAHSIKGGARMVDVEEVASIAYELETTFEQFAVYQFNSNAYDGLLQKTLVWLRQAIFQRDYNGFEPLHSSLKKIAYVDVTAQLPERLAKTDNLVVSTDFGFVEGDGTEPPQMMGEWANSGTSDSNNEMIRISADLVEKMIDLSGENSINRSRIEMDLGQLGNTLNEMELAIKRLADQLRRMEGELESQIIAKHGSENSRYADFDPLEMDQYSSLNQLSKSLAESASDLVDFKSTLADKIRETEGLLLQQSRIQAEIQESLMRTRLVPFDRMLPRLQRIVRQTSTTLNRPAELIVQNTEGELDRNILERLVTPFEHMLRNAIDHGLEDIADRIALNKPEVGSIVLNISRQGTDVIVSFSDDGKGIDAEKIREKALSLDLIKADQVIDQEEILQFIFHPGFSTAKAVTQISGRGVGLDVVQSEIKSLGGHVSVSSELGKGTVFTIRVPTTVAVSDALMVKVGDQQYAISLAQIDRIVRIAPTTLESYFNSKDDYFKIDGANYKLRYLSEFVGNQPIPRLNNVGHSLPVLLIKGNSGQTIALLVDQLVGSRAQIVVKPIGQQFANVGVVAGATILGDGQVCLILDGQNVARQIQATQRVKQLNDQRDGSRNSNARRLVMIVDDSVTVRKVTSRLLERQGYDIVTAKDGVDAIEQLENVRPDLMLLDIEMPRMDGFEVTNLVRHHDIHRDLPIIMITSRTGEKHRERAFSLGVTHYMGKPFQEAELLANIQQLIAEKQR from the coding sequence ATGAAAGAAATATTAAAAAATTTAGTTGAAACGACAACGCTTCCTGAAGATAGTTATCTTGACCAAGATGCAGAAATTCTTGAAATTTTTGTTGAGGAAATCGAAGAGATCTTCGTTGAGTTAAATGCTTTATTTCCAGAATGGTTGAGCAATCCAGATCATCAAGAAAATCTGAAGACCATTCGCCGCCATTTTCACACCCTGAAAGGTTCAGGCCGCATGGTCGGGGCAAAATCGGCAGGGGAAATGGCCTGGGCGGTTGAAGATACCTTAAACCGGGTTTTGTCCGGTTCGATTCAGCTAACACCGACGGTACAGAAATTTGCCCAAGCGGTACTGAATGTCTATCAATATGCTTTATATCAAAAATTCAAACATGTACAGCAATTAGATCTCGATCTGCGTCCAATGGTGCTGTTGGGACAACAATTACAACGACAAATTTCGCCTGAACCTGCATTGGAAGAATTACTGGCATTGGCAGATCATTTGACTGCTGAAGGTCAGATGACAGGTCTTGAGCTTGCAGACAATGAGCCAAGTGAAGCTGAGCTAACAATAGCGCCAGTAGAAGTACCGGTTCGCAGTGATATCGAAGAAACTGTGGCGATCTTTATTGAAGAAGCAGAAGAACATCTGGAAACGATTGCCACTTTCCTTCGCACTGAAGATGAAAAATCACAAGATTATAATGCGCTGATTCGTGCGATTCATACCTTGCGCGGCAGTTCATCCATGGCGCAGATTGATCAGATTTTTGAGGCCAGTTCTAAAGTAGAGCATCTGTTCAAAACCTTGCTACAAGATGAAATTGTCTCAACCTCAAAAGAAACTGCTTTACTGATTCAGTATGCCGAGTTTGTCAGTGACTATCTGCATTTGTTACGTCAGGGCAATACTGCAAAACTGGATGCAGTATATGCCACCTTTGAGCGTGTCTGGCATGATTATGGCTTTGCAGTTACTGAAACCAATAGCATTCAGACGCAAGGCTTGGTGTCCAAACTGGTTGAGCTGGATATTGATCTGTTATTGGATGCCGAGTTTGAATTTGATAAACGCGCCCAAGTCGATTATCCGGAATATATTCAGGCACTCAGCCAGCAGGCTGCAGAATTGCTGGCACATACAGAAAGCCGGGCAGCGCAGGGAATTCATGAATTCACTGCCGATCTGAAATTGGCTTATGATGCGCTGCTTGAAAAGCCAGTGCTGCTAAACAGCGATTATGCTTATGAACTGTTCGCACAGGCGCATCAGGAATTTATTCATTTATTTGATACCTTGGCCGCAGGACAGCGCGTCATTCTGAATGATGAGATTCAAAAAATACTCAGTGAACTGTCTGCATTTGTGCAGCAGGATCTCGAGATATTTGCTGAAGATACTAGCAATCAGAATGTTGAGCTAAGCTCAGAGGCCACACAGGTGGCTGAAACTGTCGCGACTGGTAGTGTGGATTTTGCTGGTTTGAGCCAACGTATCGCTGCGGATCGTCAACAGCAGCAAAGTACTGAAACCAACCGTGATTTTGATGAAGAATTACTAAGTATCTTCCTGGAAGAAGCGGATGAATTGCTGGCAGGGATTGATGAAGATCTGAATACCTGGAGTAAAAAACAGGATGATACAACCTCACTGAACAATCTGATGCGTCATTTGCATACCTTAAAAGGTGGTGCAAACATGATTGCAGCTTTGCATATCGGTTTGATTGCACATGAACTGGAAAGTATTTATGAGCGGGTGATCCGTCAGCAAATTGCCGTGACACCTGCTTTAATCCAGATTATTCGTCTGGTTCAGGATAACGTTTCCGATCGTATTCAATCCATTCGGGAAGACGGTATTGATTATCCTGCACCAGAAGCGATTGCGATTCTGCAAAATATTCAGGTGCTGGTGTCTGGACAAGCTGTTGCTGCTGTTGAAAGTACGGGTGCTGTAGTTGAAGTTGCAGAGGTCCAAGCGACATCAATTCCTGAACCGCAACTTGAAGACTCAGCAACGACTGAACAGCCTGCAACTGATCTGGCCGAAGCTGAAGAATTACTGGAAATCTTGGAATCTCCTGAAGCTACTGAAGACACACCAGTAGAACGTTCTGAAGAAGACGAGCTGAAATCCATTGTTGAAGAATCTTTCCTCGAAGAATCCGAAGAGATTCTGGCGAATGCCGAGAAGCTCCTCAGTCAATGGTTTGATCAGCGTAGTGACCGTAGTTTATTGCTGCAATTACAGCGTGCTGCCCATAGTATCAAGGGTGGCGCACGTATGGTAGATGTTGAAGAAGTGGCCAGTATTGCCTATGAGCTGGAAACGACTTTCGAACAGTTTGCGGTCTACCAATTTAACTCGAATGCTTATGATGGATTACTGCAGAAAACGCTGGTCTGGTTGAGACAGGCGATTTTCCAGCGTGACTATAACGGTTTTGAGCCGCTGCACAGTAGTCTGAAAAAGATTGCTTATGTGGACGTTACTGCACAGTTGCCTGAGCGTCTGGCGAAAACAGATAATCTGGTGGTCAGTACCGACTTCGGCTTTGTTGAAGGTGATGGTACTGAGCCGCCACAGATGATGGGTGAGTGGGCGAATAGCGGTACCAGCGATAGTAATAACGAGATGATCCGTATCTCTGCTGATCTGGTCGAGAAGATGATTGACCTGTCCGGTGAGAACTCGATTAACCGTTCGCGTATCGAGATGGACCTGGGTCAGCTAGGCAATACCTTGAACGAGATGGAATTGGCGATCAAACGTCTTGCCGATCAGTTACGTCGAATGGAAGGCGAGCTGGAATCACAGATTATTGCCAAACATGGTTCAGAGAACTCGCGCTATGCCGACTTTGACCCGCTGGAAATGGACCAATATTCGTCGCTCAACCAGCTGTCTAAATCACTGGCAGAATCTGCATCAGATTTGGTCGACTTCAAGAGTACACTGGCCGACAAGATTCGCGAAACTGAAGGTCTGTTATTGCAACAATCCCGTATTCAGGCGGAAATTCAGGAAAGCCTGATGCGTACCCGTCTGGTTCCATTTGATCGGATGTTGCCGCGTTTACAGCGTATCGTGCGTCAAACTTCGACGACCTTGAACCGTCCTGCAGAACTGATCGTACAGAATACCGAAGGTGAACTGGACCGTAACATTCTCGAGCGTCTGGTTACACCATTTGAGCACATGCTGCGTAATGCGATTGACCATGGTCTGGAAGATATTGCAGATCGTATCGCCCTGAACAAGCCGGAAGTCGGTTCGATTGTCTTGAACATCAGCCGCCAGGGAACCGATGTAATTGTATCCTTTAGTGATGATGGTAAGGGGATTGATGCAGAGAAGATTCGTGAAAAAGCGCTGAGTCTGGATCTAATCAAAGCGGATCAAGTCATTGATCAGGAAGAAATCCTGCAATTTATCTTCCATCCTGGTTTCAGTACCGCGAAAGCAGTGACCCAGATTTCTGGTCGTGGTGTCGGTCTGGATGTGGTACAAAGCGAGATCAAATCACTGGGCGGCCATGTGTCAGTGAGCTCGGAACTGGGCAAGGGTACGGTCTTTACGATTCGCGTACCGACGACCGTAGCGGTCAGCGATGCCTTGATGGTGAAAGTGGGCGATCAGCAATATGCGATTTCTCTGGCGCAGATTGACCGAATCGTGCGTATTGCACCGACCACATTGGAAAGCTATTTCAACAGTAAAGATGACTATTTCAAGATCGATGGCGCAAACTATAAGCTGCGTTATCTGTCTGAGTTTGTTGGCAACCAGCCGATTCCACGTCTGAATAATGTTGGTCATTCATTGCCGGTGCTGTTGATTAAAGGTAATAGTGGTCAAACCATTGCCTTGCTGGTCGATCAGCTGGTCGGTTCACGAGCGCAGATTGTAGTAAAACCGATTGGACAGCAGTTTGCCAACGTCGGGGTAGTGGCCGGTGCCACGATTCTGGGTGATGGTCAGGTCTGTCTGATTCTCGATGGACAGAATGTTGCCCGCCAGATTCAGGCGACACAGCGTGTCAAACAGCTGAATGATCAGCGTGATGGTTCGCGTAATTCAAATGCACGTCGTCTGGTGATGATTGTCGATGACTCGGTGACTGTACGTAAAGTGACGTCGCGTCTGCTTGAACGTCAAGGCTATGATATTGTCACTGCCAAAGATGGCGTAGATGCGATCGAGCAGCTTGAAAACGTCAGACCGGATCTGATGTTGCTGGATATCGAAATGCCGCGCATGGACGGTTTCGAAGTGACCAATCTGGTTCGTCACCATGATATTCACCGTGACTTGCCGATTATCATGATTACCTCACGTACCGGTGAGAAGCATCGTGAACGTGCATTCAGCTTAGGCGTAACGCACTATATGGGTAAACCGTTCCAGGAAGCGGAACTGTTGGCCAATATCCAGCAACTGATTGCTGAAAAACAGAGGTAA
- a CDS encoding DUF1853 family protein yields the protein MPFSSLNQNLVEAWQRYQHPLVRQLAFAIGSPNILSHVPDELELIHRFELHYSQTWQQHLDHYHPRLEFLDQHPKELIEFVQQLKSTRLGLRFEMLVWFWLLDDVYHPYRLLGHSLQKIEGAKTLGELDFLLLNTDTGQIEHWEVALKYYLAEADFSLPHCYGLNRTDTLIRKMKHFTQKQFQFDEALQHPIQKRFCVLKGQLYLPTHHADQPIPSWMNIERRLGLWGQYIPAAQHGFYRLQRHEWIYPQARPSSSAAIWWTDGLYKKLDSNDFYMYRNPVLIQHPSHKPL from the coding sequence ATGCCCTTTTCCAGTTTAAACCAAAATCTTGTAGAAGCATGGCAACGTTATCAACATCCTTTGGTGCGGCAACTGGCATTTGCTATCGGCAGTCCGAATATCCTGTCCCATGTTCCAGATGAACTTGAGCTCATACATCGTTTTGAGTTGCATTACAGCCAGACCTGGCAGCAACATCTTGACCATTATCATCCACGCTTGGAATTTCTTGATCAGCATCCAAAAGAATTAATCGAATTTGTGCAGCAACTAAAAAGCACGCGTTTAGGGCTGCGCTTTGAAATGCTGGTCTGGTTCTGGTTGCTCGATGATGTTTACCATCCCTATCGGTTGCTTGGTCATAGTCTGCAAAAAATTGAGGGTGCCAAGACCTTGGGTGAGCTGGATTTTCTGTTATTAAATACCGATACAGGACAGATTGAACATTGGGAAGTAGCACTGAAATATTATCTGGCCGAAGCCGATTTTAGCCTGCCGCATTGTTATGGCCTGAACCGCACCGATACTTTAATCAGAAAAATGAAGCATTTCACGCAAAAACAATTCCAGTTTGATGAGGCTTTGCAGCATCCCATTCAAAAACGTTTTTGCGTCCTCAAGGGACAGCTGTATTTGCCTACACATCATGCCGATCAGCCAATTCCCTCATGGATGAATATAGAACGGCGTCTGGGTTTATGGGGACAGTATATTCCTGCTGCACAGCACGGTTTTTATCGTCTGCAACGACATGAATGGATTTATCCGCAAGCCCGGCCGAGCAGTTCAGCTGCGATCTGGTGGACGGATGGACTTTATAAAAAACTCGATAGCAATGACTTTTATATGTATCGCAATCCGGTGCTGATCCAGCATCCATCGCATAAGCCCCTATAA
- a CDS encoding YdcF family protein encodes MLNQLKRSLSLIFGLILCINSIWLLSQGQRHFAIALSIFIGVALILYTLFFSSIQRWKQNSRFRTLFWNSLWGGFLFWIISVAAFFAYIQMSINPNIPARPAAAILVLGSGINQGQPSPILKNRLDTAAKYAERYPNTLIIMTGGRNFRERQSEAEVMQSYIHMNYPQLNNPMSLEDQSRSTQQNLQYSQAILKQQHIDRNEPIAIVTSDFHSPRARAIARHQGYHQVISLSASTPQNVRYTSWLREYFALISGWLLHEYSFFQ; translated from the coding sequence ATGCTCAATCAACTTAAACGAAGTCTCAGCCTGATCTTTGGCTTGATCCTATGTATCAATAGCATCTGGTTACTGAGCCAAGGTCAGAGGCATTTTGCTATTGCCCTGTCGATCTTCATTGGGGTGGCACTCATCCTGTATACCTTGTTTTTTTCATCTATTCAGCGCTGGAAACAGAATTCCCGATTCAGAACCTTGTTCTGGAACAGTCTCTGGGGCGGATTTCTATTCTGGATAATCAGTGTTGCGGCTTTCTTCGCTTATATCCAGATGTCAATCAACCCGAATATTCCGGCACGACCTGCTGCAGCGATTTTAGTCTTAGGTAGTGGTATTAATCAGGGTCAGCCCTCACCTATCTTAAAAAATCGTCTGGATACCGCAGCAAAATATGCAGAACGATATCCAAATACTTTAATCATTATGACCGGTGGACGAAATTTCCGGGAGAGACAGAGCGAAGCTGAAGTCATGCAAAGTTATATCCATATGAACTATCCGCAGCTCAATAACCCCATGAGCCTAGAAGATCAAAGCAGAAGTACCCAACAGAACCTACAATATTCTCAGGCAATCTTAAAACAGCAGCATATTGATCGAAATGAGCCCATCGCGATTGTCACCAGCGATTTTCATAGCCCTCGTGCCCGTGCCATTGCCAGACATCAGGGCTACCATCAAGTAATTAGTCTGAGTGCCAGCACGCCCCAGAATGTTCGCTATACTTCATGGTTACGCGAATATTTTGCTTTGATTAGTGGCTGGCTACTGCATGAATATTCATTTTTCCAATAA
- a CDS encoding entericidin A/B family lipoprotein produces the protein MMKKILAASLMMAFVLTGCNTVKGMGKDVSKAGDAVTNTAEKTSDEIRQN, from the coding sequence ATGATGAAAAAAATTCTTGCTGCTTCATTAATGATGGCTTTTGTATTGACTGGCTGTAACACCGTAAAAGGCATGGGCAAAGATGTGTCTAAGGCTGGCGATGCGGTAACCAATACTGCTGAAAAAACCTCTGACGAAATCCGTCAAAACTAG